One Aspergillus oryzae RIB40 DNA, chromosome 2 genomic window carries:
- a CDS encoding F-box/WD repeat-containing protein (predicted protein), with product MLSKLPVEIIYLIATYLPSASDLVHIAQTCKRLYGVVSAEDGRVFRAFIEHRFPGFVPSSCWKDVTQALTSRSRALDKNAVVSRFVAKPPTRAELGITTRTDRPTLGYRPAIDSYEIWNGSTWADRREVLAWGGGHEIVMKIKQHGKAQNSQWAIFDDLDVVSSHDDVCGLHILRPGHHRKVEDKEHIIFGRMRGELLHVALKPNEDTHDYVQRFQTSNSGLEHIDLSEGPDPILAAHDKKGTITFYSTTKDDDVVEPFGNIVIGSRLAARNKCSKFLSPTLFAIGTGRSEDALAISSISSERLALEREISVGSLDQDVRLGSTASVIVNAMAPLCGQQVTTGSPGSTFLAAWGDRRIRLHDVRSNRASESTYKDPTDQSQIYSLHPFGHDRFLAGAGADAVVKIFDLRMPKTYSYTDSRASSIYQHNVPRRKASGGEIAPPVESIRYPRKDFSMFLFYAPPLYPNAPRRRQRESTPYRGAIYSLCSPSPLSPTVYAGITDGVVRLDFMSTDDLTGSCGDWYREMIDIDLEIQEDRTTYNPERVLDLSGYERPEPDDTTTTSPLRTQKRFAYIDETNIKNEQLTGWDRRWNPMERFAAWRRRD from the exons ATGTTGTCTAAACTGCCCGTGGAGATAATCTATCTCATTGCAACTTATCTACCATCTGCCAGTGACTTGGTACATATCGCACAGACCTGCAAGCGTTTGTATGGAGTTGTATCTGCCGAGGATGGGCGTGTTTTCCGGGCGTTTATTGAGCACCGGTTTCCTGGCTTTGTACCGTCTTCATGTTGGAAAGATGTGACCCAAGCTCTGACTTCTCGCTCTCGAGCTTTGGACAAAAATGCGGTAGTTAGTCGCTTCGTTGCTAAGCCCCCTACTCGCGCTGAATTGGGGATCACAACGCGAACCGACAGACCCACCCTTGGATATCGCCCTGCAATTGATTCATACGAAATCTGGAACGGAAGCACATGGGCGGACCGCAGGGAGGTGCTCGCTTGGGGCGGCGGGCATGAGATTGTCATGAAAATCAAACAACATGGAAAGGCCCAGAATTCCCAATGGGCCATTTTCGATGATTTGGATGTCGTCAGCAGCCACGATGACGTCTGTGGCCTGCATATCCTGCGACCGGGGCATCATCGCAAAGTGGAAGATAAGGAGCATATAATCTTTGGTCGAATGCGCGGTGAGCTTCTCCATGTTGCGCTCAAGCCTAACGAGGACACACACGACTACGTGCAGCGATTCCAGACATCCAACTCTGGGCTCGAACATATCGATTTGAGTGAAGGACCAGACCCGATTCTGGCTGCGCACGacaaaaaaggaacaatcaCATTTTATAGTACTACTAAGGACGATGACGTGGTTGAACCCTTTGGGAATATTGTAATCGGATCAAGGCTTGCAGCACGTAACAAGTGCTCTAAATTCCTGTCTCCGACCCTGTTTGCTATAGGTACAGGGCGCTCAGAGGATGCACTGGCTatctcttccatttcatcagAACGGCTGGCGCTGGAACGTGAAATCAGCGTGGGCTCCTTAGATCAGGATGTGCGGCTTGGGTCTACTGCAAGTGTCATTGTCAATGCAATGGCGCCTCTATGCGGACAGCAGGTCACCACGGGGTCTCCTGGTAGTACATTTCTCGCTGCTTGGGGTGATCGTCGAATCAG ACTTCATGACGTTCGCTCAAACCGGGCATCCGAGTCCACTTATAAAGACCCAACCGACCAAAGCCAAATCTACTCCCTTCACCCTTTTGGCCATGACAGATTTCTCGCAGGAGCCGGCGCAGACGCCGTTGTGAAGATCTTCGATCTCCGGATGCCAAAAACCTACAGTTACACAGATTCCAGGGCTTCTTCCATTTACCAGCACAATGTGCCCCGTCGAAAAGCCTCTGGAGGAGAGATCGCACCCCCAGTAGAGAGCATCAGGTACCCCCGCAAAGATTTCTCCATGTTCCTATTCTACGCACCACCATTGTATCCAAATGCACCTCGGAGGCGCCAACGTGAATCCACTCCTTACCGCGGTGCCATATACTCCCTGTGTTCACCGTCACCTCTGTCGCCCACGGTATACGCCGGAATCACTGACGGCGTCGTTCGATTGGACTTCATGTCTACTGATGACTTAACTGGCTCATGCGGGGATTGGTATCGGGAAATGATTGATATAGACTTAGAAATCCAGGAGGACAGGACGACTTACAACCCCGAGCGAGTTCTGGATTTGTCTGGCTACGAACGACCGGAGCCTGATGACACGACTACAACATCTCCATTGAGAACACAGAAGCGATTCGCGTATATTGATGAGACTAATATCAAAAATGAGCAGCTAACGGGCTGGGACCGGAGGTGGAACCCAATGGAAAGATTTGCTGCTTGGAGACGTCGGGATTGA
- a CDS encoding putative proline utilization protein PrnX-like (predicted protein) codes for MPLTILSQAQLRSLLLSLTRDEIISLQQNLAQALREYSTGNQEQGCSATYQPQRTAITRKNGSTTLFMPASTGRTIGMKMISLQDGGTAGCAVETGLDISEAGSRDTSPQGSVTLLDEQSMPFGLINAHELTPFRTALTSTMIFNKRKRVRTVVVFGAGKQAYWHIRLALTLRGSEIKRVFIINRSFDRAAELLRDIYSPENSSWRGDVKFSAVSSDFVEYSRILQDALNKADAIFCCTPSIQPLFPGEILTSHEARRKGRLISAIGSYKPHMTELPPEIIRDEVKAHGSHRHFHKHVKRSGVVVVDSLEAALKEAGELIQAEIKPNQVVELGELLMVRCAAQDKDQETDDGKSLREWAERGNVIFKGVGLGLMDLVTGGDLVQLARQRNIGTMVEEF; via the exons ATGCCGTTGACTATCCTCTCTCAGGCACAGCTCCGCTCTCTCCTGCTGTCGCTGACCCGCGATGAGATTATATCGCTGCAACAAAACTTAGCGCAGGCGTTGCGAGAATACTCGACGGGAAACCAGGAACAGGGCTGCTCTGCTACCTATCAGCCCCAGAGAACTGCAATCACCCGCAAGAATGGCTCCACAACGCTTTTTATGCCCGCCAGTACCGGCCGCACCATCGGCATGAAAATGATCTCGCTCCAGGATGGGGGCACCGCGGGGTGTGCTGTAGAAACCGGTTTGGATATATCCGAGG CTGGTTCCCGAGACACCTCCCCGCAAGGCAGCGTGACACTACTTGACGAGCAAAGCATGCCATTTGGGCTGATCAATGCGCACGAGCTCACTCCATTCCGCACTGCACTAACGTCTACAATGATCTTCAACAAACGCAAGCGAGTGCGCACAGTGGTAGTCTTCGGGGCAGGCAAGCAGGCTTACTGGCACATCCGACTGGCACTGACATTGCGGGGATCGGAAATCAAACGGGTCTTCATCATTAATAGGTCTTTCGATCGGGCAGCAGAACTTCTGCGAGACATTTATTCACCGGAGAACTCTAGTTGGCGCGGGGACGTGAAGTTCTCGGCTGTTAGTAGCGACTTCGTCGAGTACTCACGCATCTTGCAGGACGCCCTGAACAAAGCCGATGCGATCTTCTGCTGCACCCCTTCCATTCAGCCACTCTTTCCTGGGGAGATACTCACGTCACACGAAGCCCGCCGCAAAGGCCGACTGATCAGCGCGATTGGTTCATACAAGCCACACATGACGGAGTTGCCCCCAGAGATCATACGTGACGAGGTTAAGGCACACGGTTCGCATCGGCATTTCCACAAACACGTCAAGCGTAGcggggttgtggttgtggacAGTCTTGAGGCAGCATTGAAGGAGGCCGGAGAGCTGATTCAAGCCGAGATCAAGCCGAATCAGGTTGTCGAGCTGGGCGAGTTGTTGATGGTGCGCTGTGCTGCCCAAGATAAGGACCAAGAGACCGACGATGGTAAAAGCTTACGCGAGTGGGCTGAGCGAGGCAATGTGATTTTCAAGGGGGTGGGGTTGGGATTGATGGACTTGGTCACTGGCGGTGATCTCGTTCAGCTGGCGCGGCAACGGAATATCGGGACCATGGTGGAAGAATtctga
- a CDS encoding uncharacterized protein (predicted protein) — MAGSPIVAISAIVLTITLLYKCIVYPVFLSPLSKIPNAHWTAPISPAWMLWKRFRSQNNRTIQAAHERLGPIVRLSPSEISINCVEGGIKTVYTGGFEKHEWYPRVFGSLGADKGLHPIKDRQHVHHD, encoded by the exons ATGGCCGGATCGCCTATAGTGGCTATATCAGCGATTGTCTTGACAATTACATTGTTATATAAATGTATTGTGTATCccgtcttcctctctccatTGTCCAAGATCCCAAATGCGCACTGGACAGCGCCAATATCTCCTGCTTGGATGCTCTGGAAGCGTTTCCGGAGTCAAAACAACCGGACCATCCAGGCTGCCCATGAGAGACTTGGACCTATCGTGCGGCTTTCCCCATCCGAGATCTCCATCAATTGTGTTGAAGGTGGTATCAAAACCGTCTACACAGGCGGATTCGAAAAGCATGAATGGTATCCACGAGTATTCGGATCACTCGG AGCTGATAAAGGACTGCACCCTATAAAGGACCGTCAGCATGTTCACCATGATTAG
- a CDS encoding nucleolar and coiled-body phosphoprotein 1 family protein (predicted protein): MSREAHVKATLIASIEAFLTESGFTSTGKAFAKEQASKSVSKSLSDSKNAPSLLEIFQNWADNEKATEKSSESSSSESSSSSSSSEESSSSSDESSDSDVEMNDAPKAQSKKQSKNSSSSSSSSSSSSSSSSGSDSDADDESEEETAAPAPAKPQGTKRKAESDSSSSESESDSDKAPQNKKTKIAAKKESSSSDSSASSDSSSSESSSSASDSSDSSSDSNSDSDSSDSDSSDSSSSSSDSDEEDGKENKTSSSSQSSSGSETVQNSDSGVQKSTNISTPVTGSSSASPAPRNGPAQKKHTGARPTPLALLSEQPTDHLLSNDYVPYAYADRAFKDLSVTRGKGFTKEKNKKKRGSYRGGPIDISGGKSFKFED, encoded by the exons ATGTCACGAGAGGCCCACGTGAAGGCAACT cTGATCGCCTCCATTGAAGCTTTTCTTACCGAGTCTGGTTTCACCAGTACCGGTAAGGCCTTTGCGAAAGAACAGGCCAGCAAATCCGTTAGCAAGTCGCTGTCCGACTCCAAGAATGCGCCATCTTTGCTCGAAATCTTCCAAAACTGGGCAGATAATGAAAAGGCTACCGAGAAGTCTTCTGAATCCAGCTCATCAGAGAGCTCCAGCAgttccagcagcagcgaagaaagctccagcagctcggATGAGTCGAGCGACTCTGACGTTGAGATGAACGATGCGCCGAAAGCGCAGTCGAAGAAACAATCCAAgaactcctcttcctcttcatcttcgtcttcttcgtcttcctcttcctcgtccggCTCCGATAgcgatgctgatgatgagagcGAGGAGGAGACGGCAGCACCCGCTCCTGCCAAACCTCAGGGTACCAAGCGGAAGGCCGAGTCTGATTCCTCGTCTTCTGAGTCTGAGTCCGATTCCGACAAAGCCCCTCAAAATaagaagacaaagatcgCTGCTAAGAAAGAGAGCTCGTCTTCTGACTCCTCTGCCTCTTCTgactcttcatcctctgaATCTTCGTCCTCGGCTAGCGACTCTAGCGACTCGTCATCCGATTCCAACTCCGACTCTGATTCCTCGGATTCCGACTCTAGtgactcttcttcctcttcctccgactccgacgaggaagatggaaaggaaaacaagacttcatcatcctctcaaAGTTCCTCCGGCAGTGAAACAGTTCAAAACTCCGACTCGGGTGTCCAGAAGTCCACTAACATTTCGACACCCGTGACCGGTTCATCTAGTGCTAGCCCAGCCCCCCGAAATGGCCCCGCCCAGAAAAAGCACACCGGTGCCCGCCCTACTCCTCTGGCTCTTCTTAGTGAACAGCCTACCGACCACTTGCTTTCCAACGACTACGTCCCCTATGCCTATGCTGACAGAGCCTTTAAGGATCTCTCCGTCACTCGTGGCAAGGGCTTTacgaaagagaagaacaagaagaagcgcgGCTCTTACCGTGGTGGTCCCATTGATATCTCGGGAGGCAAGTCGTTCAAGTTCGAGGATTAA
- a CDS encoding uncharacterized protein (predicted protein), with protein sequence MLPVHIILAGLLSPVVTAGSVSQEQSNLLIHISNLNRRADGHPTTYTLDQSLLAIQIGGIVGAYVIFVAILLTLLLFVGRRLRRTVQSSNFTLQVEMMKPAKPLPSMDPSPVTPISANLPSPGMPNGFNRSWSSLGKGPRSHIANNSSVSTIDESVVALDRRRAQEEMEMLYAAVMEHDERRAAEKEATREESEIHSPDSAQTNPFTDPSLRLSEAPPPPPQAKMPTSPRASSRLSRLSSLSLFNSNSRPEVNTGKPRTPRTPRIPLRKLPISSPMGSPDVTVSRSYGEDQPPLTPRFYNPPPPPTPPVATIQSPGEKRVSKGSRAPAPAPLSMSVAGHGSSSLPFRDAYPQQSAPATKTTVLERPLKPMNGPRTGMPTPYSPYMPFTPVTPLTPSRMVTKRQRKREAKESGLRVLNEDDVVRDNEDMWGL encoded by the coding sequence ATGTTGCCGGTTCATATAATCCTTGCTGGTCTACTATCTCCTGTGGTTACTGCTGGATCAGTATCCCAGGAACAGTCAAATCTCCTGATTCATATCTCGAACTTGAACCGTCGGGCTGACGGCCACCCCACTACTTATACCTTGGATCAGTCTCTCCTCGCCATCCAAATCGGTGGGATTGTAGGAGCATACGTGATCTTTGTCGCGATCCTCCTGACGTTGCTCCTCTTTGTAGGGCGTCGTCTGAGAAGGACAGTGCAATCGTCCAACTTCACGTTGCAAGTAGAAATGATGAAGCCTGCCAAGCCTCTACCCAGTATGGATCCAAGTCCAGTTACCCCAATCTCTGCCAATCTTCCCAGTCCGGGTATGCCAAATGGCTTCAATCGATCCTGGAGCAGCTTGGGTAAGGGCCCGCGGTCTCACATAGCCAATAACAGCAGTGTGTCTACCATCGACGAGTCAGTGGTTGCATTGGACCGGCGCAGAGCGCAAGAAGAGATGGAAATGCTGTACGCCGCTGTTATGGAACACGATGAGCGGAGGGCagctgagaaggaggctACCCGAGAAGAGAGTGAGATTCATTCTCCGGATAGTGCTCAAACGAACCCGTTCACCGACCCTTCATTGAGACTGTCTGAAGCACcacctccccctcctcaaGCGAAGATGCCAACGAGCCCGAGGGCCAGTTCTCGCCTGTCCAGACTCTCGTCACTCTCCCTTTTCAACAGCAACTCTCGCCCTGAGGTGAACACCGGCAAGCCGCGTACTCCCCGTACTCCTCGCATTCCTCTCCGGAAGCTACCAATCTCCTCCCCGATGGGCTCCCCAGATGTGACAGTGTCCAGGTCATATGGAGAGGATCAGCCTCCTCTAACACCACGATTCTACAACCCACCGCCTCCGCCAACACCGCCAGTGGCGACAATCCAGAGCCCAGGGGAGAAGAGAGTGTCAAAGGGCTCGCGAGCGCCAGCCCCAGCGCCCTTGAGTATGTCCGTGGCTGGCCACGGCTCATCCTCCTTGCCCTTCCGTGATGCCTACCCGCAGCAAAGTGCGCCTGCTACCAAGACGACCGTCCTGGAGCGTCCCTTGAAACCTATGAATGGTCCTCGAACTGGGATGCCCACGCCATACAGCCCGTATATGCCGTTTACGCCAGTGACTCCGCTTACACCCAGTCGGATGGTTACCAAACGGCAGAGGAAACGAGAAGCCAAGGAAAGCGGACTACGGGTTCTTaatgaggatgatgtagtCCGGGATAACGAAGATATGTGGGGGTTATAA
- a CDS encoding DnaJ family domain-containing protein (predicted protein): MCVGSNLALQGLSSFILADMSKRHVGAFKFNNISSLSTTKSPRSRCFSTISQRRNADSKANESNETTQSQDESKEESAMARRLSEMTEQAMLEGGRSARKNIEHAGFSDDLKKQLEERITATAFKSDHATAHSIVNMPSSAGQGTQDIAAAEPWSGTESLQDVTLRMLDSSKKPMRVPYKIPQPNPVDMRISPKPSKSPGLRLAQAKDRTSTYTLSQSPGVTDEEREAMRREMRERFTPGGRPMPMTIQGLASLANERIEDAMSRGQFERIKRGKGVNTQTDHNANSAFIDTTEYFMNKMIQKQELVPPWIEKQQELAREVDRFRQRLRTEWRRQAARLIASEGGSLEAQMRRAQAYAAAEARLAEKVKIERSFQELYNVEPSAANPNNDENIASTSPEVETKENPSLPYVSPLRDPQYLSTERSFYELAVKNLNNLTRSYNLQAPPVAQKPYINLERELSTCYADVAPTLAEEIKRRATERTSSKSVGSKAPGIIESLSTSTTTRVYEEDKTKGYGFKEFWRDLFAKKD; the protein is encoded by the exons ATGTGTGTTGGAAGTAATCTGGCTTTGCAGG GGTTGtcttcttttatattggCGGATATGAGCAAACGGCATGTGGGAGCTTTCAAATTCAATAACATATCCTCTTTATCTACAACGAAGAGTCCGAGATCGAGATGTTTCTCCACGATAAGCCAGCGGCGAAATGCAGATTCGAAGGCGAATGAAAGCAACGAGACTACGCAATCACAGGATGAATCTAAAGAAGAAAGCGCTATGGCGCGAAGGTTGTCGGAGATGACAGAACAAGCTATGCTTGAAGGAGGTCGCTCGGCGCGCAAAAATATAGAACACGCGGGGTTCTCGGATGATCTGAAGAAACAGCTCGAAGAGAGAATTACAGCAACGGCATTCAAAAGTGACCATGCGACTGCCCATTCAATCGTCAACATGCCT TCGAGTGCAGGTCAAGGAACTCAAGATATCGCCGCGGCTGAGCCATGGTCGGGAACAGAGAGCCTTCAGGATGTCACGCTGCGCATGCTCGATAGCTCGAAGAAACCTATGCGCGTACCCTACAAAATTCCACAACCTAACCCCGTTGATATGCGAATCTCTCCGAAGCCTTCGAAATCGCCTGGTCTCCGCCTCGCTCAAGCCAAAGACCGCACATCTACATACACCTTAAGTCAAAGCCCTGGGGTAACGGATGAAGAGCGTGAGGCAATGCGGCGAGAGATGCGAGAGAGATTTACCCCTGGCGGTCGACCAATGCCGATGACGATTCAAGGGTTAGCGTCGCTTGCGAACGAACGGATAGAGGATGCAATGTCGCGCGGTCAATTCGAACGAATAAAACGAGGGAAAGGTGTCAATACACAGACCGACCATAATGCAAATAGTGCATTCATAGATACAACTGAATATTTCATGAACAAAATGATTCAAAAACAAGAGTTGGTTCCTCCGTGGATCGAGAAACAACAGGAGCTAGCGAGGGAGGTTGATCGGTTTCGTCAGCGCTTAAGAACCGAATGGAGGCGGCAAGCTGCTAGGTTGATTGCGAGTGAAGGAGGATCCCTGGAAGCTCAGATGAGGCGTGCTCAGGCTTATGCCGCTGCAGAAGCTCGTTTAGCAGAGAAAGTCAAGATAGAGCGATCGTTCCAAGAGCTTTATAATGTCGAGCCATCCGCAGCGAACCCGAACAACGACGAAAACATAGCTTCTACGTCGCCTGAAGtcgaaaccaaagaaaacccTTCGCTACCATATGTTTCACCGTTACGTGACCCTCAGTATCTTTCAACAGAGCGCTCTTTTTATGAGCTAGCAGTCAAGAATCTCAATAATCTCACCCGCTCTTACAACCTGCAAGCACCACCCGTTGCCCAGAAGCCGTACATCAATTTGGAACGTGAATTATCTACATGCTACGCCGATGTAGCGCCAACTTTAGCCGAGGAGATTAAACGGCGCGCGACGGAGAGGACCAGCTCTAAGTCTGTGGGCTCCAAAGCGCCCGGCATTATCGAGTCTCTAAGCACATCAACTACCACACGAGTTTACGAGGAGGATAAAACTAAAGGCTATGGATTCAAGGAATTCTGGCGGGACCTATTTGCAAAGAAAGATTAG